In Elephas maximus indicus isolate mEleMax1 chromosome 5, mEleMax1 primary haplotype, whole genome shotgun sequence, the sequence GGCCAGACCTCGGGCAGGTCCCATCCTCCATCCTGGCCCTTTGGGCTCCAGGAGGGGCTGGCCTGGGCCTGCATACCTGGTTCCAGccacctgagccctggtggtcctCAGACCTGCCGCCCACCTGCCTGTGCCTTCTTCTGTCCTCAGACCCTCTGAGCCAGTTTCATAGCCTGTCCGACCTCAGACTGTTCATGGGGCAAGACTGGGTGATGCCAGGAGACAGGCCCAAAGACAGGGGTAGGGGTGTGTGAgaatgagtgtgtgtgagaataagcgtaagtgtgtgtgtgaggatgAGTGTGACTGTGTATATGAGAATGAGTATGGTGTGAGTGGGTTGTGAGAATGAATGTGGGCGAATGTATATAGTTGTGTAAATGTCGGTATGTGTagttgtgtgagtgtgagtgcatgtgtgtgtcagtTTATATCCAGGctgtagttgtgtgtgtgtgtgggggtggacatgagtgtgtcagtgtgtgtaatgtgtgtgagtgcatgtgagtGTGCGCATCAGTTTATATCACTGTGCCGCATTTGTGTGTGAGTgagcgtgtgtatgtgtgggtgggtgtgagTGGTTGTCAGTGTGTGTGCAGTTGAGTGAGGGCTTGGATGTGAATATATGCACAGGAGTGTgagatgtgtgtgtctgtgtgatggGTGCCCATCTCTGTACCCCTGTCAGGAAGATGCCCCCCTGCCCATCCGTCAGGCACCCCTCTGAGGTGGGGGAAGCAGCACAGTCTGGCACAGAAGCTCCGCCATGAGGGGGCAGTGGGAGAGAACCTGTCACAGCACTACAGCGCAGCCAGCCCTTGTCACCGGGACTGACAGGCACTGGGCTCTCGGCGGCCTGGGACATGGGAGGGGGTACCAGAGGCTGCAGAGGGTCTGCTCCCTGCCTGGGCTGGCTGCACCCACTCAGGGGTCCAAGTTGGCTTCAGTGATGTCATGGAAGGTCCCTTGTACAGGCCTGGTCCTCCTGGGCCTCAGGGCTTCCCTGCCAGGCACCCCAGCTCCAGTCCCTTTCCTGGGCAGCATTCCACAGCCCCTTCCCTCCCCAgagccccaccccctcccccccaccccaaccaccaccaccagggcCTCTGCATGGCTGGCCAGGCCCTAggacctgccccccaccccccagtgtCCTCTGCAGGCGCTGATTATCCAGCTCCAGGCCACGCCCCTGGAGGGTCATCCCATGGCCCACGGAGCTCAGGCCCAAGGGCAGCTCCTGGGACAGGGACAAGGAGGGACCAGGAGGGACCCAGGAGGGACCAGGAGCTCGGCTGAGGCCCCTGGGGACCTGGCCCTGCAGAGAATAGGCTCCTTCCCCCATCCCACGTATGGTTTACCCGAGGCTGCTGTGGCCCTGAGACTCAGCACCCCTTTTACAAAGGGGCCCAGAGCGGACCGCGGAGGTGTGGAGAGCACCCAGTAGGGCCAGCCAGCGGGCCTTTACCTCGCCTTTGTCTCGTGATCTGTACCTCATCTGGTGCCATGTGGGGCCTGAAAGTGGGTCTTAGCCTGGGACAAGGCCTGGGGGCAGCAACATGTTTTAGGAAGTGATGCCAGAGAGCAGTGGAGGGGGTTCCAGGAAAGCTGACCCTGAGACCACGCCCTGCCTCCATGGGGACCCTCGAGGGACCAGACCCTGCACAAAGGCCTCAGAAGCGCCAGGATTGACCCCCCGGCTCCTCAGTGTTGACTTATCCCAGATGGGCTGGTGGTGAGCGTGGCTGAGCGGTTGTTGCTGGCCTTGAGCTGGGGTGCACCAGTGAGACAGGCAAGCCTGAGAGTCTTGGACTGGGCCTGGCACGTGCTGGTGCCCAAATGATATTTGTTGAGAAAACGGGTATTTATCACAAACAAGCTTTTGACAGGAATTATGTGGGAGTTAGGCAGAATTCAAGGCAGCTTTCTGTGTGTAGAGCCGAGAACTGGGGCCTCTCAGACCCCCACCACGGGTGGAATTGACCCAGGCCCATGGATCCGCATGCAGCCCCTAAGCCCTGACCACAGCCCTGCCCAAGTCCCACCCACGGCCTTGTCCCTGGCCCTGTCCACAGCCCACCGGGCTCTTGGCTGCTACCACTGGCGATCTGGCACTGTGGGGCCCCTGACGCAGGTTGTCCTGGGACACGTAGGGCTCCTCTGACTTGGGCTTGAGGACTCCCCATTGGCCGCACTGAAGCTTTCTCAGATCTGAGCTATAAGAAACCCTCTTCccaccctttcttccttctttctcctccctcccttcttccttccttcccccttctttcccattcctcttttttctttccttccctcctttccccttcccttttctcctttctttccttccctccctctctccttccttccttcactttCTCCTTCACAGGGGTCAGACGGGCATCGTGGGCCCCCAGCTTTTCCAGCTTAGCTTCCCGGTTCCTTTCCTATTTTCCCCTAATATATCTCGCCAAGCCCATCCTGGTGTCTGCTTCTCGGAGGAGTGATACCGGGAGTGGTCCAAGCAAACAGGCAGTGAGATGGGGACGTGGACTGGCTCACTCACTGCCCTGCAGGTGAAGAGGATGCCATCCAGATGAGGGTGGAGAGCCCCTGGCTCGAGGGGGCCCAACTACGAGATAGCTCACCCACAGTGACCTGGGAAGTGCCCAGTTGGAGGGGATACCGCAGCAGATGTGAGGACTCTGGCCTTGGAAAGAGGTGGGGGACAACCAGTGAACAGGCTGTTCACTGCTACGTTGTATtgatgcactcaactactaacctaaaggctggtggttcgaacccacccagtggccctgcGGAagtaagcctggtgatctgcttccataaagattacagtcaaaaccttaggaggcagtgagtttatgttaatgggggaggaacaactcagaaaaggagggtgagcatggttgtacaactcggagaatgtaatcaatgtcaccgaattgtacatgtggaaactgttgaattggtgtatgttttgctgtgtatattctcaacaacaacaaaataagttaaaaaaaaaaaaaaagattacagccaagaaaacccgacagagcagttccactctgtaacacatggggtcgtcatgagttggaatcggctcgacagcaacaggtctggttttgggttttagagGGACGATGAGACACTGAGGGGGTGAACCAACAATTAGAGGCTAAGGGTGAGAGCCAAGTGGTGGCTCACAAAAGGCTGTGTCTCCTGTAGCCGGAGGGCAGCCACACCCGAGCGGCGGGGACTGAGGACCTAACTGTCCGGGCCACGTGAGCACTGGCCTGCAGGGACTCAGGTAACCTGTATGCTTGCCTTAGGAATGAGACGCCAGGTGTGGCAACAAACTTTTGGCTGTGACAGCCCAGCTGGTGCTGGGAGATCACTCTTGGGCCCACTCTGACCCTGGCTCCACTCCATCACCAAATCAGAAGGAGCCCCTGGCTGTCAGAATCCAAAGCCTGAGACACCCAGGGGCCTACAGCCTTGGCCGCAAATGGAATTGCCAAGACCTGAGACCTATGCCTCAGTCCTGCGTGGGGACGGCCCACATGGCACAACCTGGGGGCTGGGAAGGAGGGCAGGTTCCTGGCTGGAGAAGGCAGGGCCCTGGCATGTCCGCGGAGGGCTCTGAGGGCGCCCGTCTGAGTCGAAGTGCTGCATCTGTGTTTCCAAACGTCTCCTGAGCAGACACAGGAAACCTGCCTGCGCTATGGCGTCTGCTGCCCATTGGGTGGCTGTGCTTTTGCAGAGAGCTCATCCGCTGCCCTGCCACCCACCATCCATGTGCCCCAGAGCGGTCCGTCCCCAACTAGAAGAGTGCTGGGGACTGCTGTCCTGGGGAACTTAGGGGCCTGGTGGGTCCTCATAACCCAATTATCAGGATCATTGAGGCAAAACCAGCCTGTGAGTGAGAATATGACATTTTTTCCCCAAGGGCCTGGGTTTTGGGACCTGACGGTTATTCTGGCTGCAGGACTCCGTGGGCGTTCATGAGTGACACAGGAGTTCCCTGTGGGTGGTGGCCAACACCAGACAGTCTCCTCGGGAGGAGGAAGTGGGCTGGGGGTGCAGCCAGATGGTGTCCTGGGGACCTGTGTTCAGCAGTCTGCACGCAGAGGAAATGGGTGCCATGGCAGGAGGTCCTGGCACCCTCCCCCAATGCCCACACTGCCACCGCAGCTGTGCCTCATGGTTCCATAGTTCCTGGGAGGCTGCCCTGGTCCTGCCCTGGGTGAAGGTCCGGCCTGAGGCTCCAGCCTGTCCAGGCCGGTGGGTGTGCCGCGGCTGCCAGGGTAGGAGAGCAAAGAGTAGGGCTGGGACGACAGCTCCCGGAAGGCATGGGTTGGAGAAACGGACCTTCAGGGTCTTCCCAGCCTTGGCTGACCCTCTCAGGGCCTCTGTCTTGCAGACACAGGCCCACCCGAGTCTGTCCAGTGTCAGCTCTTTTGCTAAAAGTGGTTCCAGCACAAAATCAGCTTCTCTCCACCCACAGCACGGTCTGGGCTTCATCATCCTTCCAGCCACCCTGGCCTGCTTGCTGTTTCTCAAATGCCTCAAGCCGTCTCCCTGGCCTGGAGCCTCACCCTCTCACCCCATTTCACACTGAAGACCCTTCTTTCCCCAAGTGGCCTTCACTGGCTCTGTGGCCAATGCTTTCCCACATCCATACCCTGCCTGCTCAGGCACCACTCCACTCCTGGAACACATCTGCCCCAGtcccaccccagggcctttgcacagccTGTCACCTTCCTGAAAGAAGCTGTTTGCATGCAGCCTCCACCCTGCGCCCTGCTCCCACCACTCTCCCTGCTTTGTCTTCTTCTTAGGCTTTAACCCCTTCTTACATGCGGCCGTCGAGTCAGTcctaactcgtggcgaccccgtgtgtgtcagattttttagaagtagttctccaggccttttccccaggtgcctctgggtggacttgaacttccaatgattagcagctgagccattaactgtttgcaccacccaggactctgtGCAGTCTGTCTCCGTTAAAATGAGGTAACGATTTTGTTGCCTTGTCACCACGCCTGGCTCAATGTAGGTGCTCAGTAACCAcgtcttgaatgaatgaatgagtgaatgacgtGCCCAGCACTAGCATCAGTGCACGCCACGTGACTAATGTTTCTTCGTTTGCAGAAGGGACGTGGCGTAAACACCCTCTGAAATAAACACTGCAAACCCACCTAATTCTCCCCGCCCGTAAGGCACGTGGGACGCACCTCCACCTGGACACCCCTGCCGGAGATTCCTGTCTCGGCGCCACGTCTCTGCCAGGTTCGCCTCCAGACCCCGAGGATCTGACCAAGGTCATCCCGGCTCAGGAGCTCACTGTGCCCTTGGGCCCgaggggctgggggcggggctgAGCTGGGGGCGGGGCTGAGCTGGGGGCGGGGCTGAGGGTAGGTCTAGGGGTGGGTCTGGGGGGCAGGAATAGGGGCCGGTCTGAGGGGCTGAGCTGAGGCTGTGCTGGGGACCGGCCTGGGTAGGGCATCTGGGAGCTGGACTGGGGGTGCGCCTCGGGGGTAGGACCGGAGGTGGACCTGGGGGGCTGTACTGGGACGGGACTCGGGGGTGGGTCTGAGAGGCTGGGGGGAGGCTAGGCGGGGGACCAGCCTGGGGGATCTGGGAGCTGGACTAGGGGTGGACCTGGGGGGCTGGACTGGGGGCTGGCTGGGGGTAGAACTAGGGGCGGGTCTGAGGGGCTGAGCTGGGGGAGTTGGGGACCGGCCTGGGGAGGGGATCTGCGGGCTGGAcctgggggctgggctggggtggggctgAGGGCAGGACTAGAAGCAGGTCGGGGACTGGGCTGAGGCTGTGCCGGGGGCGGGCCTGGCGTGGACTTGGGGAGGGTTTGGGGCGGGACCAGCAGAGGGCTGCAGCCCAGAAGGGTCGGATAAGAACCTGGATAAGAACCCTTTCTCCAGCGGTGTGTCGGCGGTGTGAGGACAGGTGCGCTCCCAGCGGGCGCCCACCTCCGGTACCCAGGCATCGAGATTGCCATGGCAACCCGCACTGCACCGGCGGTTGCCCAGACCGGCTTCCCCCACCCTTGCGGCCCCATGGTCTCGAGCTTTTGTCCTGCTCCCTGGAGGCTCCGGACTGCGCCGGGGGTTTCCACCTCCGCCGCGGGTTGCTCACGTGCGATCCCAGAGGAGCAGGGCCAGCACAGGGCGGCGGAGGGTCCCGGGGCGCCGCGGCCCACGGAGCGGGGGCGGGAGGGGGCGGCTCACCAGCTCTCTGAGCTGCCTGGGGATGGGCTCAAGTTTCCACATTAAAAATCTTAAAACCCCGGAGTGGGGCGCGTCTTCTCTGCTCCTCCTGGAAAAGGCGGGGGAGGGGGCTCCAAACGGCTCCAAGGGTCCCTTGGGCCCTTTCCAGTGGGAGGGGTTCTTTGCTGGACCCCTCTCTGCGGTAGTGTTCTTCACGTTTCCTGTGAGATTGAGTTgcattgagctttttggatctgAGTTTATAGTTTTCACAAAATTAGTAAATTTCACAAAATTAGTAATtattcaaacttttttttgtcttcccttctcttttccttcagaCTCCACTTACCTCCCGTTTGTTGCGCACAGCGCTAATGcgcttgggtttggtttttccccAGCTGTTTTCCCACCTGTGGCTCACTTTGGATAGTTTCTGTTGCTTCGGGTTCCCTAATCTTCTGCAGTGTCgttcttagctgccatcgagtcggcctcgggctcatggcgaccccatgcaaaacagaacgaatcgctgtcctgtgtcatccccaccaTCCGTTGCGCATTGGACggttctgatccatagggttttcattggctgattttcggaagtagattgccaggcctttcttcctagtctgtcttagtctggaagctctactgaaacctgttcagcatcatagcaacacgcaagcctccactgatggatggtggctgtgcttgaggtactggccaggaatcgaacctgggtctccctcatggaaggcgagaattctgcccCTGAACCTGCTGTTAATCCTGTCTagtgtatttttcatttcagacCTTGTACTTTTCACCTCTGGAAATTCTCTTGGTGTCTCTTTTATATCCTCCATGTCTCTCCTTAACACGCTCATGCTCGCTTCTGCTTTCTTGAATATTATGGGATATATTTTAATAAGTGTCTTAATGGTCTTGTCTATGAGTTCCGTCATCTTTGTCGTTGCTGTGTCTTTCTACTGAtttacaccccccccccccgccattaCGGGTCATATTGCCTCTTTGCATGCttggtaagaagccctggtgtcacagtgattgtttggctgctaaccaaaaggccggtagttcaaacccaccagctgctcctcgggacaaagctgtgatagtctgcttcagtaaagacgacagccttagaaaccctatggggtcactgtgggtcagaatagactggatggcagtgggtttttttgtttgtttgtttgtttttgcatgcCTGATATTTTATTACTGGGTGCCAGGCATGAATTTTACCTTACTGGGTGTGGACATTTTGGTATTCCTTTCAATATTCTTTAGGATTGTTCTGGGACACAGTTATGTGCAAACAGTTGATCTTTTTGAAGCTTGCTTTTTAGCTTTTGTCTTAGTTGCCTGGGGCTACCATAATAACATGCCACGACGTGGATgaccagaaatttattctctcacaattctagaggctgggagtccaaattcagggtgtcggcagggCCAACCACCCTGGTGGACAAAGAAGGGTCAGAGACACCTCACCAGGCAGAATTGCCAAGGTGGTGCACTCGTGCCCACTGCTGGTGCGCACGTTTTCCCAACAATACGGGCAGTGTTGTGATAGTCCGGAGAGAACAACACAATGCCCAGCTTCTCCCTGATTCTCGTGGGGTTCTCCCGTTTGCTCCGCTGAGCCCTGAAAGTTCTATATTGCTAAAACCTTTCGAGAAATGCCTTGTGTTTATGTGTGAAACAGAGCAAGGCTGTAGGCTCAAGTGATGGTGAGAGGCTTTCCACCTACGTGACACGCAGTGGGAGGCCAGACactgggtgggaggagggaggctGTCCTGGGTGCAGAAAGACAGCCTCTGACCATCCCATAGAGAGCCACTGGGCTAGGGGTGAACTGAGGTTTGTCCTTAGGACGTgcgagtgtgtctgtgtgtccatGTGTCTAAGTCCACTGATCTGTGCATCTACATGCCTGTGTGTGCCTATGTGCacctgtgtctatgtgtgtgcacCTTTTCTACACATATGTCTATCTGTGTGCACTTCTGCACACACAGGCACCTGTCTAcatgcgtgtgtctgtgtgtccacATGCTAAGCCGAGACGGGCAAAAAGAAGACACATGTTGTGGGGCCGGGTATCTAAACTCAGGTATGTAAGCCTAAGTGTGTTAAACCCAGGTGTGTAAGCCCAGGTGTGCTAAACCCAGGTGTGTAAGCCCTTCTACGCTCAAGTCAGTTTAAATTGTGGTTTCTTTGACCTACACCCAAGACTCCTCTTCTCAAAAGAACCCCCTCGCTTCCCTCCCAAGGTAACCCTCCTGGGTTTTGTTCCACCATGGCTCCTCTTACCCCACCTGCTCTCCAGGCAATCCCACCCCCCTGCCAGCTCAGGGCCACCTCCTGTGTGATCACAGCCCAGCCCCCTTAAGGAGGGTCACCCCACCCCTAGTCGTTCACCTCACTGACGGAGTGCCCACCCTGGGCCATGACCTGGGGACTCTGCCTCATGGGGCCACCCTCCCGGTGGGAGAGACCAGCAAGCGAGCTTTCCCAGGAGGATGGCAAAGGCCCagctgagacagggaagagatcaggctggctgaattaaataaaggctacatttcaaggccctgtgtgcttgaccagctataactAAATAGtctctgaatctaaacctaagtgcaggCCACTGTATAACTTCTGGTGCTGGCACCCGaaactacttgtgattaacaaactaggtgcttagacaagataaggggctacatttcaaggccctgtgtgcttgaccagctataaatcactgataatcctcctgagttgtttttcaaggcctcaccaggtgcagaCCATGCACAGTAGAGATCGACGTGGACcatgaatgaccttccacatgagacaaacatgagcAGGGACCCCTCGCCGGGGCTCAAACCAAGAACCAGAGGCATCAtgcatgcacaacatcccagaataagtcctgttcaacatcccagcagcctttgtgacagactccatcttagttccagcaaTCTCTGGGAGGAAGTCCGTCTTAAATTCTAACTGCTTGTGCATTTggttttcataatccctccccttctcctggaaatcttcACCCacctaatgaataaagataatgcctttccCCCCCTAAAAATGTTTATAAACCCTAGGGAATCCTTTGTTCAGTGAGAGACTGGAGGTTAACATGCACGgaaacccctctcccactctaCCTCGCGAGCCTTTTACTTtgtccctaataaacctttgtttgtgtggaacctctgagcctctcttggtcattcttggtcagaagaaggtaataACCTAAGCAGGCCTTAGTCCCGAGCTGAGAGGCCCTGCCCTGTAACATGGccaagcccaagcccagtgcTCGGAGTCGCAAGGGAAAGAGAGGGTGGTGGGGAGGCGGTCCCCGTGGCCTTGGAGCCAGGAATGGGAGGCTTTAGCAGGTTCTGAGGAGTGACAAGGATGGTGTGTGTTTGAAGGGCCCCTCTGGCTCCTGGTAGAGAACAGACTCTGGATGGGAGCCAGCAGAAGCCAGTGAGGGTGGCTGCCCTGGCCAGGGAGAGAAGGCGGGTATGGCCAGAGGACACAAGCAGGGCTGGGACTCTGGCGGGTTCTGGAAGGTGGCGTGGCAGGGTATGCTCCGGGGCTGGGTGTGAGGCATGGGGACCGAGGAGACTGCAGGAGGTGTGGGCAGCTGGGCTGCCACCAGCAAGAGGGGGCGGGGTGAGGAGGCCAAGGGACAAGTTGGGGGCTTCACACTCAGGTCTGCAGTTGGGGCAAGGCCAGGCTGAGGACTAGCACACCTGGGGCCCTTCGGTGTGGCAGTGGGCTTGAAGCTGACCTGGATGTGTACCCGACAGCAATGACGGATGGAGAGGAGGGCCCAGGACTGTCCCGGGTGCGAGGGGGAGCAGGGAGGGATGCATAGAGGGGGAAGGGGAGGACAGGGTGTGGGGGCGCAGAGAAAGTGCGGGTGTAGGCACTTCTCAGGGAGGAATGGGGCACCAGCTGGGGGGCACTGAAGAGAGGCCTCCGCACTGTCCATGCTCGAGTCTGGCCCAGCCCTCTCCCAGGCCAGAGCTTGTCTCCTGGCTAGTGTCCTGCCTCCAGCCTGGCTCCCGAGGTTCAGGCTCCCTGGAACCCAGtcccactgccttcagtgcagggaCTCTCGATCCCACCCATCAACTTTGCTGTCCTTCTCCTGCCCCCATGGCACAGTGGCCTCCTGGTGATAGTCAAGGCAGCCAGGAGCTGCTTATGTGCCCTTCCTGTCCATTAGCAAACAAAAACTCAGGTGATGGCAAGGAGTGTGGCTCAATTGGGAGCCGCTCAGACCAAGCAGAGCCTGCCCCCTCCTAACCATTGTCCCCAAAGCACTGGGTGTGGCTCAGGCCAGTCAAACCCAGTTTGACAGCCTAtaagccaaaggaaaaaaaatgcgaTTCGTCTTACTGGCCCTGCGTGCCATGATAAGCTATGTAGTCCATAATGTTTGTATGTGTTTCCTTGTGAGAAATGGTATAAAaagttctgcctccctttgttcagGAGCTTCATTTAAGGTATatacctccttgctccttgcAATAAACACTCTTCTTGCTTCCTCACCTCAGTGTGGCTTTGTTGACAAGAAGCTGCACAAGGCAGGACCTGAGGTGGGTAACACTAGCAGCCCCTTGAGCAGGGGTGTCTCTTGGGCACTAGGGGCTTGCACGACCTGCGTGCGGCCCCGCCTTCCTTGCTAGGTGCCCCTCAGCAGCATCGCCCCCTCCAGCCTGGCCACCCCACTTTGCCGGCAGGATGGGCGCAGGCAATGAACTGtatctcccccaaaatatgtgttgtaaatcctaacctctatgtctgtggttatgatcccatttgagaatgtactgtctttgctatgttaaggagacaggattagtgtagggtgtgtcctaaatcaaTCTCTGAGatacaagaaatgaaacaagtggGCTAGAGAAGTAGAGATGGGAGAAGGGAGATGCGAAGCCACATGGAgagtgcccaggagcagaagctcagaagagacaagggcctttccccagcatcgacagacagagaaagcctgcccctagagctggcgccctgaattcagacttcttgcctcctaaattgtgagaaaataaacttctgcttgttagagttacccacttgtggtatttctgttacagcagcgcttgGTAACAGAGACAGCCCTGTTGCCAGGATGAGGACCTTGATGTGAAAGCTCCTGCGTATTTGGGTCgctcattattttttaaagagctgAAGCTAAAAATAGCAGCGGATGCATAACAAATGGGAAGTTATTATTCTCTGAAAACACCGCCCTCCGCTCCAGGCGATGACAGAACAGGCCTGCATTATTCAGGCGGGTTGTCTTTTTTTCAGTCCTTGGTGGAAGAGAGACTCGGGAGTTTGTTACCCTCAGCTTCTTTAGAGGGCAGCCCTCCTCAGTCAGCAGCAGCCCCAGCCCAGCAGGGGGGCCAGGCTCCGTCATCCTCTGGTCCCTGCACTGCAGAGGGTGG encodes:
- the LOC126076768 gene encoding uncharacterized protein LOC126076768, which encodes MDLLTLLRLQESGRPVTPSVLPPSAWGPASPMLTCLARPCSAPLCYAGVALPPPGAQLLGLPTKCRDQRMTEPGPPAGLGLLLTEEGCPLKKLRSWALLSIRHCCRVHIQVSFKPTATPKGPRCASPQPGLAPTADLSVKPPTCPLASSPRPLLLVAAQLPTPPAVSSVPMPHTQPRSIPCHATFQNPPESQPCLCPLAIPAFSPWPGQPPSLASAGSHPESVLYQEPEGPFKHTPSLSLLRTC